The window GACCATCTTGAATGTGGCAGACTAAGCATCGTTAGTATTACTGGTAAACCTTCTTTATAAGCAATATCTACTATAGATTTTAAATATTTAATATGTGCTTGATTTGGATTTTTATTAGGATGATCCTGAGCGCCAATTAAAAAATCACCCAATTTATTCTTAGGACTTCCAATTCTCCATTTATTCGGAGCCATTCTTGTAAAAGAAATATTTAATTCTTTAGCTGACTGAAAGCGTTCTTTATTTTCTCTTTCATTAAAAAAATTAGTTCCCTTCTTTTGATTTTCCCAAAAGTCTATTGGCTTATCATAATGCACTGATTGAGCAAATATTCTAGATGAAAATACTAGAAATGATAAAATTATTATTTTAATCATATTTAATTAATTTATATTTTACAATCTGAAAATAGTAAGATTATATACTCTGGATATACTAATTTAGCTTCCAGTTAGAGTTAAGCATAAAACCTTAATTTTAACGTATGAAACAAGGGCGAAAAATCTATGATCCGGCTTTTAAAAAACAAGCAGTTCAATTGAGCTATGAGCGATCTAATATTTCGGAACTGGCAAGAGAGCTGGGTATTGAAGTAACGATGCTTTACAAATGGAGAAAAGATTATCAGGAATTCGGAGAAAAGAGTTTTCCTGGGAAGGGTAATCTCAAACAAACTCCAGAGCAGGAAAAAATTCATGAATTAGAAAAAAGACTTAGAGATGCAGAGCTTGAGCGTGATATATTAAAAAAAGCAATCGCCATTTTTTCCAAGAGCGGTCGATGAAATACGAGTTCATTAAGAATCATGAATCTTTATTTCCGATTGAAAAAATGTGCAGTGTTTTAAAAGTAAGCTACAGTAGTTATTATAAATGGAAAGCAAGACCTCTTTCTAATAGAGAGAGACGAAAAAGAGAGATAAAAAAACAAATAACATCTATTTATTTTGCATCAAAGCAACGCTATGGAAGTCCCAGAATTACTGTAGAATTAGACTCATCAGGTTTTAAGACCTCCAGAATAACGGTTGCAAAATATATGAAAGAGCTTGGTTTAAGAAGTAAATTAAGCAGAAAATTTAGAGTAACAACAGATTCAAAACACAATTATTTGATTGCAGAGAACATCCTGAATAGAAACTTTTTGGTTGGCAGTCCATCCCAAGCTTGGGTCTCTGACATCACTTATCTCCAAACCAAAGATGGATTTTTATACCTGACAGCAATTATAGATTTGTTTGATCGAAAAGTAATTGGTTGGAGCTTAAGTACTGGGATGAGTACCACGGAGACAAGTTTAGCTGCCTGGAAAATGGCTGTCAAAAATAGAAAAGCGGACAGTAAATTAATTTTTCACTCAGACAGAGGTGTTCAGTATGCAAGTAAAAAATTCACAAATACTCTTGCTTTTTATGGAGTAAAAAGGAGTATGAGCAGAAAAGGGAATTGTTGGGATAACGCAGTGGCTGAAAGCTTCTTCAAGTCATTGAAAACAGAACTAA of the Chryseobacterium aureum genome contains:
- a CDS encoding IS3 family transposase (programmed frameshift) — translated: MKQGRKIYDPAFKKQAVQLSYERSNISELARELGIEVTMLYKWRKDYQEFGEKSFPGKGNLKQTPEQEKIHELEKRLRDAELERDILKKGNRHFFQERSMKYEFIKNHESLFPIEKMCSVLKVSYSSYYKWKARPLSNRERRKREIKKQITSIYFASKQRYGSPRITVELDSSGFKTSRITVAKYMKELGLRSKLSRKFRVTTDSKHNYLIAENILNRNFLVGSPSQAWVSDITYLQTKDGFLYLTAIIDLFDRKVIGWSLSTGMSTTETSLAAWKMAVKNRKADSKLIFHSDRGVQYASKKFTNTLAFYGVKRSMSRKGNCWDNAVAESFFKSLKTELIYGNKLITREQMELEIFEYIEIWYNKKRRHSTLNYQTIEEFNNQNKIYKNVA